Below is a window of Oceanipulchritudo coccoides DNA.
CGCAAAACCCGCTCAAGGATGCGGCCCCGCAGGCCACGCCGTCGCACCGTCTGGAAATGTTGCGCACGGCCATCCATACTGAGCGGCTCTTTAGTATCTGGGAGGGTGAGCTTGGACGCGACGGGCCCAGCTACACCTTGCAATCCATTGAACATCTCGAGCGCGTCTACCCGAATTCCCATCTGTTCTGGATCATTGGTTCCGACCAGCTCCCGGGCTTGAAATACTGGCGCGGAATCGAAAAACTCGTCCACAAGATTGGCTTCATTCTTGTGATGCGACCGGGCTATCAGCTCGACTGGCCCGGGATTCCGGGACTCAGCCTGTTCCTCGTGAACAACAGGCTCAATCCGGTCAGTGCCACTGAGGTGCGTACCCGCGCAGGCGCGGGCCTTCCCATCGAAGGGCTTGTCCCGCCCGCTGTGGATTCGTACATCCGCGAGAACAGGCTCTACAACGCCGATTGACAATGGCCTGCCACCTTTCATATGTTTGGTCCGTAATCTATGCTTCATAACCCTCATTTATGCCAGTAACCGCAACGAAAGACACCTCGACCCTTCCGCAAACCTTGCAGCGCTGCCTGATCGCGCTGGACCAGAAAAAAGCCGAATCGCTTCGATTGATCGACGTGGGGGAGGTCTCTTCAATCACCGATTATCTTTTGATTGCGACGGGCACCAGTAATCCGCACCTGAAGGCTCTCGGAAAAGTGGTTGAGGAGGAGCTGGATAAATTGGGCCAGGAGGCTCAGGTCACGGGGTCCGGAGACCAGTCTGGATGGGTTGTCATAGATGCCTTTGACTTCATGGTCCATATCTTCACCGGCGAGACGCGTGAATTTTTTAATCTTGAAGGGCTTTGGCGAGATGGGGAATCCATCGACATCGAAGGCTACTTAACTTGAGTAAACAAGCCTGCTGGGAGAACCTTCGGTTTCGGGGCGGGTTTTTTAGAGTGCAAATCTTCAGGGAATTTTTAGGTTCTCCCCCAGAGTCGAGATGCAACTGAGTCCTGAAATCCTCTTGAATGAGCTTTTTTTCCTGATTGCCGCACTGGTAATGGCCTTCCACCTGTTGCTGTACGGGTTGTCCCGCCGGCGGGTCTGGTCCCTCGGTGGGGGAGAATTACTGAGGTTACCAATTGTTATCCTCGTGACTGGAGGGACCTTGCTTTATCTTGAGGGGAGCCTCCGCCTGACGGAGATAGAAAAAGAAAACGCCCGGCAATCGAAGATTCTCTCGGAAACGATGTCGGTGGAAGATATCTATGCTTTCCGGTATCGTGGGGAGGCTGCCCTGAATCGGGCCACCGGTCGGTTTGAGCGCTTTGTCGAGGCCAGCTATCCGCTCCGTCGCTATCCTGTGCTGGTCCGCGTCTACGGACAGGATCTTAACGGCAGCATCCGTTGCCTTGTGGAAGCCAACAGCACAATGTCGACAATCAATGTTCCGGACAGGCCGAGACAGATTGAACCCTCGCTGCACCTGCTGGCGGCCTTCCAGAGCCGGACAACCATCACCAGTGACGAAACGAGTGTTGATGTGGGAAACGGCATTTTTGCTTACTCCAGGACGGCCTCCATTGGCCTCGAATCTCCGGGCTATGTGGTTTCAGTCGGGGTGCCACGGATTGGATTAATCGGGGAAATCCGCGCGGCACAGGAGGACTCCATACGCCTGACAATCCTCATGATCGCGATTGCCACGGTGCTGATGATCACGGCAAACCGCCTCCGGAGCGCTCTTGATCGGCAAAAGCGGCTCGCTTCGGAAATTCTGGATCGTGAAAAGCTCTTCCGAAGCATTTTTGACAATAGTGCCGCAGCCATCTCGGTGATGGACGCGAATGGGAAATTTGAGCGGGTCAATGACCGTTGGACGGAGCTTTTTGGCTACACCCTGGATGACGTCCCAACCCCCATCGACTTGTCGGCGGAAGAGGACCGGGCAGATACTCGCCGTATGGCTCGTTCCCTGTCCACGGGGGATGTGACTGCCTATCGCGTGGAACGCAAATTCCAGCGAAAAGATGGCAGCATCTTCTGGGGAGATATTTCCGTACGGGCACTGCGTGGAGCGGATGGCCAGCTCAAGGGGATTGCCTCCCTGATTCTCGACATTTCCGGCCGAAAGGAAGTGGAGGAATCCCTCCTGCATCGTGACCGACTCTTGACCGGGCTCGCTGACGCCCTTGCGAAGCTGCTTGAATTCCGCGAGGGCTTGGGCTCGGCCATGCCGGAGGCCCTCTCCACGATTGGTTGGGCTGCCAATGTCGACCGGGTCTATATTTTTGAAGAGCACTACGACGAGGCGACCGATGGCGATGTCATCAGCATGCGCTTTGAGTGGGTGGCACCCAATATTACCGCCCAGTTACACAATCCTGTGATGCAAAGCCTGGAATGGGAGTCCGGGTTGGACAGGTGGAAGGAGATCCTGCACCGCAATCAGGTGGTTCATGGAGTCGTGGCGGACATGGAAGCCGAGGAGCAGGAAGTACTGAAGGGACAGGATATTGTCTCAATCCTGCTGGTCCCGATTTTTGTCGAGAACCAGATGTGGGGATTTGTCGGATTTGATGATTGTACCAAGGTCCATCGGTGGAGTGACACGGAAATATCCATTCTACGGGCCGCCGGGAAGGGCTTTGGCATTGCGGTCCAGCGCGAGCGGTCTGAGGCCTCCCTCCTGGCCGCCAAAGATCGTGCCGAAATGCTCAATCAGAAGCTGTCCACGGAAATTGACCGTGCCAATCTGCTTGCGACAGAGGCGGCCGAGGCAAATGAGACCAAGAGCCGCTTCCTCGCCAACATGAGTCATGAGATTCGTACCCCGATGAACGGGGTTCTGGGAATGTGCACGGTGCTGGGCGGGACGGAACTTTCAGACGAGCAGGTGGAATACCTGACCGTGATCCGCAAGAGTGCAGAAGGCTTGTTGGGGATCATTGAGGATATCCTCGACTTCTCGAAGATTGAAGCGGGCAAACTTGAGCTGGATGAAGTCGAGACCAATGTCATCAATCTAGTCGAGGACGCCTTGGACTTGTTCGCCCTTGCGGTCAGCGAAAAGGGTATCGACTTGCTCCATCACATTACCCCGGATGTCCCCGAGAGGGTCTATGTTGATCCGACGCGCTTGCGCCAGATCCTCGTGAACATCCTCGGCAATGCCGTCAAATTCACGAAGAAGGGGCAGATCATGCTCCGGGTGACTTCGGAGGGCCTGGAAGAGGGCAGGGTGAGGCTCATCTTCACGCTCACGGATTCCGGTCCGGGGGTGGATCCGCTCATGCAGGACCATTTGTTCGAAGCCTTCAACCAGCTCGACTCCTCAACTGCCCGCAAATACGGAGGCACCGGCCTGGGCTTGACCATCAGCCAGAAGCTGACCCAGCGCATGGGTGGGGACCTCGCCCTTGACAGCAGCAGTTCCAAGGGATCCACGTTCAGTTTCAATGTCCTTGGAACAACCCTCTCCGGGGGTTGGCTGGAACCCCATCTTCCAGCGGCAGGGGACCCTCCGCACACCGTTCTCCTCTTTGATCCGAACCCTGCCACCCGGAGTTTCTACAGGGACAGGATTTCCTCCCTTGGGGCAGACGTGATTTCCTTTGACGGGAAGCCCGAGGCGGATGCGACCATTCCGGAAAACGCGCTCCTCATCCTGAACCATCCGGAATTGTTCCCGACAACTGAGGGAAGCGTCATTGAGCTTGATCTGCCGAAGGAAAACGGAAAATACCCCGATGCCATAATCCTCGCTTCACCGGGGGAATCCCGCAATTGGGAGATTGCCGGGGTGGAATCGGTTGCCTTTCTCATGAAGCCGCTTCGCTCGCTCGCCCTCGTGCAGATTCTTTATCCCAATGCCCGTAATACGCCTTTACCCTTTCCCAACAGGGCTCGTCAAAAAACCCCGGGGCAGGAACTCAGCGTGCTCATGCGCAACCGGAGAATTCTTGTCGTGGATGACAACAAGACAAACCTCCAAGTTGCCAAGTTGCTCCTGAAACGACACGGCCTCGATGTCGAAATTGTCAGGAGCGGACAGGAGGCCCTTCAGTCTGTCGAAAAGAAGCTCCCGGATGTTGTTTTCCTGGATCTGCAAATGCCCGATATGGACGGATTCGAAACGGCCCGCCGGATCCTGCAAAAGTCCCCGCATCCCTACATTATTGCGATGACCGCTGCCGCCACCACCGATGACCGGCAGGCCAGTGAGGCCGCCGGCATGCGGGATTTTGTTGCCAAGCCAATCAAGGAGAGTGACCTCACCCGGGCCTTGTGGACCTTCTACCATCAATTGAAGGCGGACTAGCTCACAACAGGTCTCCCACCCAAACGCATCTTTTTGCGATTCGCCCTGCCCACAAGTTTGCGCTAAGCCGCTGTCGTGTTCGGCAGCATCGGCCACCTGAAGGCTTCCCAACAAACTCTGAAAGCAAAGATCCTACGTTTTTAAATCTTTAAGCATTCGGTGGCACTCTTCAGCAAATGAATCAAGGATACCTGATGTAAATTGCTCAATGCTGGGACCACTGTCCGCTGTCAACGGGGTCAGATCGATTGCATAGGCCGCCCGATTGCATTGGTCCACCGAGTAGGAATCAAGAAATGTAGCGTTGGCCAACCGCCTGCCTTCAACCGCGAGGTCGTATCGCTTTCCGCCTGCTATCTGCGACTTGAAGACTCCATTCAACTCGGGGGCAAGGCTAGGATGCGTATCAACTGGCTGGATGACCTTCATGGAATCCGGTATCCAATCCAATGCCCGCCAGACCTCGCAACCGAAGACCGTTCGAGGCCGTTTGTCTGCAGGCAGAATCCGTATGGCTTCCAGGACAGCGAGGCACACTCCAATGTGTGAGGCATGCTTATCGAATGGGTTGTGGGT
It encodes the following:
- the nadD gene encoding nicotinate (nicotinamide) nucleotide adenylyltransferase gives rise to the protein MLREKRRIAFFGGSFDPVHSGHLQMAQAAAEQLRLHRVYFVPAAQNPLKDAAPQATPSHRLEMLRTAIHTERLFSIWEGELGRDGPSYTLQSIEHLERVYPNSHLFWIIGSDQLPGLKYWRGIEKLVHKIGFILVMRPGYQLDWPGIPGLSLFLVNNRLNPVSATEVRTRAGAGLPIEGLVPPAVDSYIRENRLYNAD
- a CDS encoding response regulator; its protein translation is MQLSPEILLNELFFLIAALVMAFHLLLYGLSRRRVWSLGGGELLRLPIVILVTGGTLLYLEGSLRLTEIEKENARQSKILSETMSVEDIYAFRYRGEAALNRATGRFERFVEASYPLRRYPVLVRVYGQDLNGSIRCLVEANSTMSTINVPDRPRQIEPSLHLLAAFQSRTTITSDETSVDVGNGIFAYSRTASIGLESPGYVVSVGVPRIGLIGEIRAAQEDSIRLTILMIAIATVLMITANRLRSALDRQKRLASEILDREKLFRSIFDNSAAAISVMDANGKFERVNDRWTELFGYTLDDVPTPIDLSAEEDRADTRRMARSLSTGDVTAYRVERKFQRKDGSIFWGDISVRALRGADGQLKGIASLILDISGRKEVEESLLHRDRLLTGLADALAKLLEFREGLGSAMPEALSTIGWAANVDRVYIFEEHYDEATDGDVISMRFEWVAPNITAQLHNPVMQSLEWESGLDRWKEILHRNQVVHGVVADMEAEEQEVLKGQDIVSILLVPIFVENQMWGFVGFDDCTKVHRWSDTEISILRAAGKGFGIAVQRERSEASLLAAKDRAEMLNQKLSTEIDRANLLATEAAEANETKSRFLANMSHEIRTPMNGVLGMCTVLGGTELSDEQVEYLTVIRKSAEGLLGIIEDILDFSKIEAGKLELDEVETNVINLVEDALDLFALAVSEKGIDLLHHITPDVPERVYVDPTRLRQILVNILGNAVKFTKKGQIMLRVTSEGLEEGRVRLIFTLTDSGPGVDPLMQDHLFEAFNQLDSSTARKYGGTGLGLTISQKLTQRMGGDLALDSSSSKGSTFSFNVLGTTLSGGWLEPHLPAAGDPPHTVLLFDPNPATRSFYRDRISSLGADVISFDGKPEADATIPENALLILNHPELFPTTEGSVIELDLPKENGKYPDAIILASPGESRNWEIAGVESVAFLMKPLRSLALVQILYPNARNTPLPFPNRARQKTPGQELSVLMRNRRILVVDDNKTNLQVAKLLLKRHGLDVEIVRSGQEALQSVEKKLPDVVFLDLQMPDMDGFETARRILQKSPHPYIIAMTAAATTDDRQASEAAGMRDFVAKPIKESDLTRALWTFYHQLKAD
- the rsfS gene encoding ribosome silencing factor yields the protein MPVTATKDTSTLPQTLQRCLIALDQKKAESLRLIDVGEVSSITDYLLIATGTSNPHLKALGKVVEEELDKLGQEAQVTGSGDQSGWVVIDAFDFMVHIFTGETREFFNLEGLWRDGESIDIEGYLT
- a CDS encoding PIG-L deacetylase family protein — encoded protein: MKLKNANSDIYIPDDGRLPDSITRTTHLGIGAHQDDLEFMAMHGILECYQRDSRWFGGITCTDGAGSARSGPYADYSDEQMKAVRVEEQRAAAKLGEYAFMAQLGYPSSCTKQASKRQDLVQEIHNLILEAQPIYIYTHNPFDKHASHIGVCLAVLEAIRILPADKRPRTVFGCEVWRALDWIPDSMKVIQPVDTHPSLAPELNGVFKSQIAGGKRYDLAVEGRRLANATFLDSYSVDQCNRAAYAIDLTPLTADSGPSIEQFTSGILDSFAEECHRMLKDLKT